The window TATCTGTTTCTGTTTGTCATTCGAATAGCTTCTATTTAAGAAATAAATCAAAATAATAAAAAAGATACTATTCAAAGACAAGGTAATTGATTATAAAGTAAATATCAAATGAATCAGTGGAATAAAAATCTATTAAAAAATAAGAACAATACAATCTCTAAAAAGCACTACACTAATGCTAATAAAAAGTTATTAGACCAATAATTCAGAGCTAAGTTAATAACTTTCAATTATGAAAAAACAAGTAGTAAATGCCTCTGCATACCTCGTTCTGATTGGGAAAGAATTAGGGAAAAACAGAATATTAAATTGACTAGACGCTCACTTTGTCTTCACAAGACACAATTTACTTGTGAAAAGATTACATTTACGAAAAAATGTAAAAAAAATTACATCTACAAACTCATGGACAGAAATATCTATTTGCCTTATTTGGTAACTATTGATAAAATCATCCAAGAAGCACCAGGAATAAAAACTTTTCGTTTAAAATTTAACGATGAAAAGGAAAGGAATAAATTTTCTTTCAAGACAGGGCAATTTGCTGAATACTCTGTATTTGGAGAAGGAGAAGTAACTTTTTGCATTGCCTCACCTCATACCAGAAAAGATTACATAGAATGTACTTTCCGACAAGTAGGCAGAGTAACAACAGCATTGGCAAATTTAGAAGAAGGAGCAATTATCGGGACTAGAGGGCCTTATGGAAATGTATTCCCCATAGATGAATGGAAGGGCAAAAATTTAGTATTCATTGCTGGAGGGATTGCTTTACCTCCCATACGTAGTGTCATTTGGACGTGCTTAGACAATCGAGCAGACTATAATGATATCAGCATCTTTTATGGTGCAAAAACAGCGGGTGACTATGTTTATAAATACGAATTGGAAAAATGGAAAAACCGTGTAGATATTCATTTATACTTAACCGTAGATCCAGGAGGAGAAACACTAACATGGCAAGAAAATATTGGATTCATTCCATCTATTGTTGAAAAAATATCCCCTTGTTCCAAAAATACCATTGCCATTGTTTGCGGACCTCCCATTATGATTAAAAATACTTTCTCAGTACTGAAAGAATTAGATTTTTCCAATGATAATATCTTCACAACACTTGAAAATCGCATGAAATGTGGTTTTGGTAAATGTGGGAGGTGTAATGTGGGTAAATTTTATGTCTGTAAAGATGGTCCAGTTTTTACAGCAGCGCAACTGGCAACATTGCCTGATGAGTACTAAATAGCAACACACAAAATTACATGTATGAATAAACAAATGATAAAGATTGGCATCAGTTGTGATAATACTAATGCCAAACAAATAATCCAAACTTTTAGTGAGGTTCGAATATTCGAACTCTGTGTCCCTATTATCTATGATTATTCCACAGTATTATCCTATTATCGTAAAATAAGAAGATTACCTATTCGTACTACTAATATTCATAACGCTAATAAATCAATAAAAAATAGCCTCAATATTATTGATATAAGTAATAAAGCCCTACCTATGACAGTAGGGAAAACAAATATTAAAAGTAATACAGCTATTGGAGAATCCTTCTATAGAGGCTTATCTGATCTAAAAGTAGGAGAAATTGATGTTTTTGTTACTTCCTCAACATCAACTGATTCAATTCAACAAATTGAATCGGAATTACTCGACGAGAAAAAAAGTTTACCAATACTAACCAATGACTATTTTCGCATTGCTGAAATATCCAATTCAACTCCTATTAATATTGATATACTTACAGAAAAAATAAAAAATCTACATTCAACCCTTCTCCACGATTTTATGGTTACTTTCCCGCGGATAGCCATTGTTTCTGAGAACTCTCCAGCAGAAATTATCACCGATGCCACTCAAATCGCTTTCCGAGAAGGAATATTCTGCTTTAGTACTTTTAATCCCGAATCTTTTTTTAATTCAGATATATACAAAAAGTTTGACGCCGCACTCATAATAAATTGTATGTCTACCAATTTTATTTTTCAATCAATTCAACCTGTCAGTGAACAAACAAACGCCATCCTTATAAGCAATATGCCCTATGTTGTAGCTATTGCTAATAGCACATCATTAACTCCGTCTATCTACTTAGCTATAGATGTATATCGCAATCGGAAAAATAAATCAGACGGGGATACAACAAATTCCTTGAAGAAAGTTCGTATCCCATCTACAAAAAAGAAATTTGAATATAAAAAAAAATCATCATTCCCGCTACTTCGACAATCCTAATCTGGCACTTTACAAAAAATGCGAACAACTGAAGATACTTGTGCATTTTATCCAATACTATGCAAAACAGCCTCCATCATTCCTGAAATCTCACCAAGGGCTTTCATTCTACCTAAAAAAGAATAGCCAGGATTATACTCTTTACCTATATCCGTCAACATTAATGGTCCATGATCTACACGCATAGGAAGATTCTGATATTTTTTAAATATCTCTATTACTCTCAAAAGATTTCCTCTTCCTTCCAAAGGAGAGGCTTCTACAAAATCGCCGTTAGGTAAAACATTTGTACTTCGCAAGTGTACAAAATGTGTTCGAGAGGCAAACTTTTTCGCTAAATTCACAACGTCATTGTGACGACCCGCACTCAAACTCCCTGCACAAAAAGTAAGCCCATTATGAAAATTATCTACTGCATTTAAAAACCAAGCAATATCTTCCTCATTAGTAATAATACGAGGTAACCCAAAAACAGGAAAAGGAGGATCATCTGGATGAATACAAAGATTAACTCCATATTCCTCTGCTACAGGGATCACTTGCTGAAGAAAATATTTCAAATTTTCTCTCAATTGATTCTTGCCAATATCCTTGTAATATACTAACAATCGATTGAAAATAGCTACCGGATTTTGGTCTCCCTCCTTAATATTACCATTAACAAATCCTTGTGTTTTAACAATAATATTTTCTATTAACTCTTCTTTTTCTTTTGTGCTAATAATCGTAGCAAGGTGATGTACTTTCTCCAAAGTTTCAGACGAATAATCACGATCAGCCTTTACTCTTTTTAATATATGAATATCAAAATAAGCAAAACGGACAAGATCAAAATATAAAGAATACGTACCATTATCTTGTTTTCGTGCCAAATCAGTACGAATCCAATCAATAACAGGCATAAAGTTGTAACAAACGGTGCGGACACCTGCCTTACCTAAATTCGCCAAACTGACTTTATAATTCTCGATCAATTGATTCCTATTTCTTCCAGCATATTTAATACTTTCAGACACAGGAAGACTCTCTACAACTGACCACCTCAGACCACTATTTTCAATATAGCATTTTAAATCATTAATCGATTTTCCTGACCAAACCTCACCATTAGGGATATGGTGTAAAGCTGTTACAATACCTTCTACACCTATTTGTCTTAAATCAGAAAGCGTAATACTGTCATTTTTCCCAAACCACCTCCACGTTTTTTCAAAGATCATGTTTAAATATACATTTAAATTCAAATAAAAAAAACTTTTCCCATCTTCTTTTACTTCGCAAGTATAAAATCTTCAAAATAATTTACTGTCAAAATAATTTACTGTCAAACTATCAATTTTACCCTGAAATTAAAAACCCCTTATAAATTATGATTTGTTATTTTATATATTTACAAACAAAGAGGTAAATAGGCATGAATTTTGCCAACCTAAAAAAATGTATTGTTTAATACCTTTTTTCTCAAAAAAGGTATTATTAAAAATAGCATACAACCTGATATTCTCAAAATCGTAAGCAAAAGCAATGTAGAATTGCACTATTAAAAAACAAATTCATTTATAAGAATTTATTATGAATCTTTTACACAAAATTTTTTGCCAGTAAATAGTAACTTAAACAATCATTAAGAAAATCAATAAAGCATCTCCGTTTCAGTAGTCAAAAAGAAGTAAGGGTTCGGAAAGCCAACAAAGAAAGTTGTAATGATTAGCCCTTTTCTTAAACTAAAACTCGTAGAATAAAATGTGTTTTAGAAACACAAGGATATATCTTTTAATTAAAAAAATACAGTTTTATGAAAGTTAAATCAAAAAAACATAAACTAATGAAACGTATTATTTTACTTTTTTCGCTCGTGCTCCCTTTTGCAACGATGTGCCAACAAAAAAAGGATACAGAACAAAAAATCGTAAAAGTTGCTGCTGCTGCTAACCTCCGTTATGTATTGGAAAAAATCAAAAAACAATATGAATCAGAATATCCTTCTTCAAGAATCGATATTTCCTTTGGTTCATCAGGAACATTCACACAACAAATTCTAAATGGTGCTGATTATGATTTTTTTATGGCTGCCGACATGAGCTATCCTAAAAAAATAGTTGAAAATGGCCATGCATATGGAGATGTTGAAACATATATCTATGGGAAACTCGCTTTATGGAGTTTAAATTTAGATGTATCTGAATGGTTGAAAAGTATACTGTCCCCACAAGTAAAAAAGATAGCAATAGCCAATCCTAAAGGTGCCCCTTATGGGGAGAGTACGGTAAAATTTTTGGAAACCCAGGGATTGTACAAAAAAATAAGCAATAAAATTGTATGGGGAAACGATATCGGTCAAACAGCACAATTTGCCTTCTCTGGCAATGCCGAATTAGGATTCATCGCTCTATCACTTGTATTTTCCCCTGACTTGCAAGGCAAAGGACATTTCTATGTATTTCCAGAAGATATATGTCCACCACAAGAGCAAGGATGTGTACTCATAAAAAAATCACAAGAGGTGACACAATTTAAAAACTATATTATGAGTCACAAATGTGATAGTTTATGGGTTAAATTCGGGTATGGATTAGTAAAAAAGTAATAGAATTTTTCCAGTAATTTTTTACACTAACATAGATTTATTTTAGATAGATTTATTTTAGAAAAACTCTAATTGTTAATAAGGTACAGAAATCTCTCTCTTTTACCATAGAACAAAGTCATAGATCCAAACTGTGTATCGGAGTGTGTAATACACAAAATTCCTCTATTTTTTCTAGGGTAAAATGTTTTAACCCTATTTAACATGAACATCTATATTTTCACTTCTGGCATAATGACACAAATGAATAGCAAATTGAAACATAGTAAATCCATCTTTATAGTAATTTGCTAAGAAAATCAAAAGCTACTTCTCTTTCTTTTCCCCTATTAGTAAACCAAAAGTACTAGTAATCCAATATAATACAGTATTTACTGAAAAACGCCCCACCTGAAAATAAATTAATGA of the Candidatus Azobacteroides pseudotrichonymphae genomovar. CFP2 genome contains:
- a CDS encoding 4-hydroxythreonine-4-phosphate dehydrogenase PdxA; protein product: MNKQMIKIGISCDNTNAKQIIQTFSEVRIFELCVPIIYDYSTVLSYYRKIRRLPIRTTNIHNANKSIKNSLNIIDISNKALPMTVGKTNIKSNTAIGESFYRGLSDLKVGEIDVFVTSSTSTDSIQQIESELLDEKKSLPILTNDYFRIAEISNSTPINIDILTEKIKNLHSTLLHDFMVTFPRIAIVSENSPAEIITDATQIAFREGIFCFSTFNPESFFNSDIYKKFDAALIINCMSTNFIFQSIQPVSEQTNAILISNMPYVVAIANSTSLTPSIYLAIDVYRNRKNKSDGDTTNSLKKVRIPSTKKKFEYKKKSSFPLLRQS
- a CDS encoding FAD/NAD(P)-binding protein; translated protein: MDRNIYLPYLVTIDKIIQEAPGIKTFRLKFNDEKERNKFSFKTGQFAEYSVFGEGEVTFCIASPHTRKDYIECTFRQVGRVTTALANLEEGAIIGTRGPYGNVFPIDEWKGKNLVFIAGGIALPPIRSVIWTCLDNRADYNDISIFYGAKTAGDYVYKYELEKWKNRVDIHLYLTVDPGGETLTWQENIGFIPSIVEKISPCSKNTIAIVCGPPIMIKNTFSVLKELDFSNDNIFTTLENRMKCGFGKCGRCNVGKFYVCKDGPVFTAAQLATLPDEY
- the uxuA gene encoding mannonate dehydratase, with protein sequence MIFEKTWRWFGKNDSITLSDLRQIGVEGIVTALHHIPNGEVWSGKSINDLKCYIENSGLRWSVVESLPVSESIKYAGRNRNQLIENYKVSLANLGKAGVRTVCYNFMPVIDWIRTDLARKQDNGTYSLYFDLVRFAYFDIHILKRVKADRDYSSETLEKVHHLATIISTKEKEELIENIIVKTQGFVNGNIKEGDQNPVAIFNRLLVYYKDIGKNQLRENLKYFLQQVIPVAEEYGVNLCIHPDDPPFPVFGLPRIITNEEDIAWFLNAVDNFHNGLTFCAGSLSAGRHNDVVNLAKKFASRTHFVHLRSTNVLPNGDFVEASPLEGRGNLLRVIEIFKKYQNLPMRVDHGPLMLTDIGKEYNPGYSFLGRMKALGEISGMMEAVLHSIG
- the modA gene encoding molybdate ABC transporter substrate-binding protein, coding for MKVKSKKHKLMKRIILLFSLVLPFATMCQQKKDTEQKIVKVAAAANLRYVLEKIKKQYESEYPSSRIDISFGSSGTFTQQILNGADYDFFMAADMSYPKKIVENGHAYGDVETYIYGKLALWSLNLDVSEWLKSILSPQVKKIAIANPKGAPYGESTVKFLETQGLYKKISNKIVWGNDIGQTAQFAFSGNAELGFIALSLVFSPDLQGKGHFYVFPEDICPPQEQGCVLIKKSQEVTQFKNYIMSHKCDSLWVKFGYGLVKK